The Streptomyces taklimakanensis nucleotide sequence ACCAACGGCTCGCGGAAGGCGCGGGTCCCGGCCCGGTCGTAGGCGGCCCGCAGGGCGGGACGCCGGGTCGCCTCCAGCGCCAGTTCGTAACGGGCGACCGCCAGCCGGCGGTGCCGGGTGAGGTAGCGGTGCAGGGCCAGGGCCAGTGCCTCGGCCATCGCCTCCGAGCCGGCGTCGGGGTCGGGCATCTCCCGGGGCGCCAACACGTCCGCCTCACGGACGGCCAGTCGCCGTACCGCCGCCTCCAGCAGGGCCTCGCGGGTGCGGGCGTGGTTGGAGGTGGAGCCCTGCGGCAGGCCGGCCGCCTCGTCCACCGCCCGGTGGGTCAGCCCGCGCAGGCCGCGTTCGGCGAGCAGGTCGATCGCGGTGTCGGCGATCGACTCGGCCCGGGAGGGTCGGGGGGCGGAGGTCTTGCCGGAAGCCATGCCCGCCAATCTACCGCCCTCACTACAGGTGTAGTAACGTCGTAGCTGTCACTACATCTGTAGTGAGACCCCGTCGGGGAAGGACACCGCCATGCCCCAGCCCCGAGCCGTCGTCGTCGGCGCCGGAATCGGCGGACTGGCGGCCGCCGCGGCCCTGCACCGGCGCGGCTGGTCGGTCACCGTCCTCGAACGCGCCCCCTCCCTGGAGCCGGTCGGCGCGGGCATCGCCCTGGCCCCCAACGCCCAACGGGCCCTGGACGTCATCGGGCTCGGCGACACCGTCCGTGCCATGTCCGCCTGGCAGGACGAGGGCGGACTGCGCACCCCCTCCGGTCGTTGGCTCTCCCGCACCACCCAGCAGGCCGCGGCCGAACGCTTCGGGGGACCCGTCGTCGTCGCCCACCGGGCCGACCTCGTCGCCCTCCTCCTGTCCCGCCTGCCCGAGGGTGTCCTCCGCACCGGAACCCCGGCCCGGCTCACGGATCCGGGCGCGGACGGCCGGCCCGCGACCGTGCGCACCGACGGCGGCGAGGAGATCACCGCGGACCTCGTCGTCGCCGCCGACGGCATCCACTCCGCCGCCCGAGCGGCGCTCTTCCCCGGCCACCCCGAACCCCGCCACACCGGGTCCACCGCCTGGCGGTTCGTCGTCCCCGCGCCCGAAACGCCCTTCACCCCCCACGAGACATGGGGTCGCGGCGCGCTGTGGGGCACCGTCCCGCTGCACGACGGCCGGGTGTACGCCTACGCCACCGCCGTCGCTCCCGCGGGAGGACGGGCACCGGACGGCGAACGGGCCGAACTGCTGCGCCGCTTCGGCGACTGGCACCGCCCGGTGCCCGAACTGATCGCCGCCGCCTCGGACGACGCCGTCCTGCGCAACGACGTGTACCGCGCCGCCGGACCGCTGCCCGCCCACCACCGCGGTCGCACCGCGCTGCTCGGCGACGCCGCCCACGCGATGGCGCCCAACCTCGGCCAGGGCGGCTGCCAGGCGCTGGAGGACGCCGTCGTCCTGGCGCACCACGCCGCGCCCGACGCCGCCGACGTTCCCCGGGCCCTGGCCGCCCACACCCGCGACCGGCTGCCCCGCACCACGGAGGTGGTGCGCCGCTCCGCCCGGGTGGCGCGGCTGGCCGGCGTCTCCGCCCGGCCCGCCCGGGCGCTGCGCGACACCGCCCTCACCGTCGTCGACCGGTTCGGACCGCGCCTGGCCCTGCGCGGGCTGGACGGCATCGCCGACTGGCGGCCGCCGGAGCCGTATGCTGCCGGGACACGGGAGACGACTCGGGCGGACACGGACCGCTGACGGGCGGGCGCGGCCGACGGACCGGCCGAACCGGCAGGCGGCCCGGCCGACGGCCCGGCGGACGAAGGGGAAGGCCACATGAAGGTCGGCGTGATCGGGCTCGGCGACATCGCGCACAAGGCGTACCTGCCGGTGCTCACCACCCAGCCGGGCCTGGAACTCCACCTCCACACCCGCACCCGCGCCACCCTGGAGCGCACCGCCGAGGCCCACCGCGTCCCCGAGCGGCAGCGCCACGGCGACCTCGACGGGCTGCTCGCCGTCGGCCTCGACGCGGCGTTCGTCCACGCCCCGACGGTCGAGCACCCCGCCCTCGTCACCAGGCTGCTCCACGCCGGAGTGCCCACCTACGTCGACAAGCCGCTCGCCTACGAGTTGCCCGAGGCCGAACGGCTGGTCCGGCTGGCCGACGAGCGGCGCGTGTCGCTCGCCGTCGGCTTCAACCGCCGCCACGCGCCCGGTTACGCACAGTGCCTGGAGCATCCGCGCGAACTGGTGCTGATGCAGAAGAACCGCGTCGGACTGGCCGCCGACCCGCGCGTGGTGGTCTACGACGACTTCGTCCACGTCGTCGACACCCTCCGCTTCCTGCTGCCCGGCCCGGCCGAGCACGTGGACGTCCGCGCCCGCGTCCGGGACGGGCTGCTGCACCACGTGGTGCTCCAACTGTCGGGCGACGGGTTCACCGCGATCGGCGTGATGAACCGGATGAGCGGCAGCACCGAGGAGATTCTGGAGGTCTCCGGACAGGACACCAAGCGCCAGGTGTTCAACCTCGCGGAGATCGTCGACCACAAGGGCCAACCCAGCGTCCGCCGCCGCGGGGACTGGGTGCCCGTGGCCCGCCAGCGCGGCATCGAACAGATCACCCTCGCCTTCCTCGACGCGGTGCGCGCCGGGCGGCACCTGAGCGCCGAGGACGCGCTGCGCACCCACGAGCTGTGCGAACGGGTCGTCACCGCCGCGCTGGAGCAGGCCGCCTGACGGTGTCGGCGGCCTCGTGCCGCCCGGCCCCTCGCCGCCGGCCCGGACGCGGCCCCCACCCCCGCCCCCGCCCGGCGGCCGACACGCCGGCCGCCGCCAGCGCGCCCAGCGCGCCGGCCGGCACCCAGTCGCCGAACCGCACGTAGGGGCTGGTGCCCGAGGCGAGCGGCACCTCGTACACCACCGCCCCGCTCCGGTCGGTGCCCAGCGGTTCGCCCACCGGCTCGCCGCGCGGCCCGTACGCCGCGCTCACCCCCGTCAGCGTGGCGTGCACCACCGGGCGCCCGGTCTCGGCCGCCCGCAGCGCCGCCAGGGAGGCGTGCTGCCGCGGTGCCCAGCTCTCCTGGAAGGTGGAGGTCGCCGACTGGGCGACCAGCAGCCCGGCGCCCTCGCGCACCAGCGCCCGGCTCATGTCGGGGAAGGCCGACTCGAAGCACAC carries:
- a CDS encoding TetR/AcrR family transcriptional regulator, with protein sequence MASGKTSAPRPSRAESIADTAIDLLAERGLRGLTHRAVDEAAGLPQGSTSNHARTREALLEAAVRRLAVREADVLAPREMPDPDAGSEAMAEALALALHRYLTRHRRLAVARYELALEATRRPALRAAYDRAGTRAFREPLVAAMAAAGSSAPERHALSLIAWCEGVMFSCTAGSHHSTVPDPQELRTGLGELLRGMLGG
- a CDS encoding FAD-dependent oxidoreductase encodes the protein MPQPRAVVVGAGIGGLAAAAALHRRGWSVTVLERAPSLEPVGAGIALAPNAQRALDVIGLGDTVRAMSAWQDEGGLRTPSGRWLSRTTQQAAAERFGGPVVVAHRADLVALLLSRLPEGVLRTGTPARLTDPGADGRPATVRTDGGEEITADLVVAADGIHSAARAALFPGHPEPRHTGSTAWRFVVPAPETPFTPHETWGRGALWGTVPLHDGRVYAYATAVAPAGGRAPDGERAELLRRFGDWHRPVPELIAAASDDAVLRNDVYRAAGPLPAHHRGRTALLGDAAHAMAPNLGQGGCQALEDAVVLAHHAAPDAADVPRALAAHTRDRLPRTTEVVRRSARVARLAGVSARPARALRDTALTVVDRFGPRLALRGLDGIADWRPPEPYAAGTRETTRADTDR
- a CDS encoding Gfo/Idh/MocA family protein; translation: MKVGVIGLGDIAHKAYLPVLTTQPGLELHLHTRTRATLERTAEAHRVPERQRHGDLDGLLAVGLDAAFVHAPTVEHPALVTRLLHAGVPTYVDKPLAYELPEAERLVRLADERRVSLAVGFNRRHAPGYAQCLEHPRELVLMQKNRVGLAADPRVVVYDDFVHVVDTLRFLLPGPAEHVDVRARVRDGLLHHVVLQLSGDGFTAIGVMNRMSGSTEEILEVSGQDTKRQVFNLAEIVDHKGQPSVRRRGDWVPVARQRGIEQITLAFLDAVRAGRHLSAEDALRTHELCERVVTAALEQAA